In Verrucomicrobiia bacterium, a single window of DNA contains:
- a CDS encoding acetylornithine transaminase: MKDLVPPPPPLVRNVHAEVRELFNRYVVPSYGRFELALARGQGSHVWDVGGRRYLDMGGGIAVCSLGHCHPAITEALVGQSGRLIHVSNLYYHEPQGRLAERIVRHLAPGKVFFSNSGAEANEGLYKLARKFGHEEGRFEILTATHSFHGRTLAGIAATGQEKVKQGFGPAVTGFRHVPYNDLDAVREALSPATVAILIEGIQGEGGITPAAPEYLLGLRRLCDERRMLLLIDAVQCGHFRSGRFQSFQRLLEGVPGAEGFVPDGVSMAKSLGGGFPIGAFWVRDRAHGMALCDVLGPGSHATTFGGTPLGCAVALKVFEVIEREDLAGNVRQLGDWMRAELEGLVEAYPHVVRSARGVGFMLGIEFQPKDGIPGMREGDRAASLQAVQRLQEAGVLTIPSGTQVVRLLPPLNLGRAEAEEAIEAIGRLVRDVA, translated from the coding sequence ATGAAAGACCTTGTGCCGCCTCCGCCTCCGCTGGTTCGCAATGTGCATGCGGAGGTCCGGGAATTGTTCAACCGCTACGTGGTGCCCAGCTACGGTCGTTTCGAGCTGGCGCTGGCGCGCGGTCAGGGGAGCCATGTGTGGGACGTGGGAGGGCGGCGTTACCTGGACATGGGCGGGGGCATCGCGGTGTGTTCGCTGGGGCATTGTCATCCGGCCATCACGGAGGCGCTGGTAGGGCAGTCCGGGCGGCTGATCCACGTCTCGAATCTGTACTACCACGAGCCGCAGGGACGGCTGGCGGAGCGGATTGTGCGGCACCTGGCGCCGGGGAAGGTGTTCTTCTCGAACTCCGGGGCGGAGGCGAACGAGGGGTTGTACAAACTGGCGCGGAAATTCGGGCACGAGGAGGGCCGGTTCGAGATCCTGACGGCGACCCATTCGTTCCATGGCCGGACCCTGGCGGGCATCGCGGCCACCGGGCAGGAGAAGGTGAAGCAGGGGTTCGGGCCGGCGGTGACGGGGTTCCGCCATGTGCCCTACAACGATCTCGACGCCGTGCGCGAGGCGTTGTCGCCGGCGACGGTGGCCATTCTCATCGAAGGGATCCAGGGCGAGGGCGGGATCACGCCGGCGGCACCGGAGTACCTGCTCGGACTGCGGCGGCTCTGTGATGAACGGCGGATGCTGCTGCTGATCGACGCGGTGCAGTGCGGGCATTTCCGGTCGGGCCGGTTTCAGAGTTTTCAACGGCTCCTTGAGGGGGTGCCCGGGGCCGAGGGGTTTGTGCCGGACGGTGTCTCGATGGCGAAGTCGCTCGGGGGCGGGTTTCCGATCGGGGCGTTCTGGGTGCGGGACCGGGCGCACGGCATGGCGCTGTGCGACGTGCTGGGCCCGGGGAGCCATGCGACGACGTTCGGGGGGACGCCGTTGGGCTGTGCGGTGGCGTTGAAGGTGTTCGAGGTCATCGAGCGCGAGGATCTCGCCGGGAACGTGCGGCAACTGGGCGACTGGATGCGGGCCGAACTTGAGGGACTGGTCGAGGCGTACCCGCATGTGGTGCGGTCGGCGCGGGGGGTGGGGTTCATGCTGGGCATCGAGTTTCAGCCGAAGGACGGGATTCCCGGAATGCGGGAGGGGGACCGTGCGGCGTCGCTTCAGGCGGTGCAGCGGTTGCAGGAGGCCGGGGTCCTGACGATTCCCAGCGGCACCCAGGTGGTGCGGCTGCTGCCGCCCTTGAATCTGGGCCGGGCGGAGGCGGAGGAGGCCATCGAGGCCATCGGGCGGTTGGTGCGGGACGTCGCGTGA
- the recN gene encoding DNA repair protein RecN, translating to MLTTLRIRNLALVADLTLEWRSGFNAITGETGAGKSILIGALQLLLGERADRTLLRAGADSCTVEAVLEVRGLRAPLGSFLEENGIEPVEDGQLLLKRTFTAAGGNRQFVNGSPTSLPVLVRLGEWLIDIHGSHDHQSLFQPARQLELLDAHAGLAGARGDFAALWDEREAVRGKIRELVVDEAAYARQLDLLRHQVQEIREAELGPGDGEELEREHDRVRNAARLGELAQGALALVDDGDDSLVTRGGQLGRLVQELARIDPGASGLAERQGLAMETLQELRSGLADYLERIDLDPLRVRAIEERLDRVQGLRRKYGATIEAVLEFGERAREELERLEGRDEELARLRAGTERLDAALRRSGQALTRARLAAIPKLSKAVARELRDLGFRRSEFTVERRGLEAPQRSGFDAVEFQLAPNPGEPMRPLRAIASSGELARVMLALKTVLAAQDDVPVLIFDEVDANVGGETAHAVGRKMRQLGRQRQVLCITHLAPVAAACDAHFVVSKSDRGGRTVTEIRTVEGEDRIGEVARMLGGDAAARRHAAALVNGDGGV from the coding sequence ATGCTGACCACCCTGCGCATCCGGAACCTGGCGCTGGTCGCGGATCTCACCCTCGAGTGGCGGTCCGGGTTCAACGCCATCACCGGCGAGACGGGTGCGGGGAAGTCGATTTTGATCGGGGCGTTGCAGTTGCTGCTGGGCGAGCGGGCGGACCGGACGTTGCTGCGGGCGGGGGCGGACAGTTGCACGGTCGAGGCGGTGCTGGAGGTGCGCGGGCTGCGGGCGCCGTTGGGGTCGTTCCTGGAGGAGAACGGGATCGAGCCCGTTGAAGACGGGCAGTTGCTGTTGAAGCGGACCTTCACGGCGGCCGGGGGAAACCGGCAGTTCGTCAATGGTTCGCCGACGTCCCTGCCGGTGCTGGTCCGGCTGGGGGAATGGCTGATCGACATCCACGGCTCGCACGATCACCAGTCGCTGTTCCAGCCGGCGCGCCAGCTCGAGCTGCTCGATGCCCATGCGGGGTTGGCGGGGGCGCGGGGCGATTTTGCCGCGCTGTGGGACGAGCGCGAGGCGGTGCGGGGGAAGATCCGGGAGCTGGTGGTGGACGAGGCGGCCTATGCGCGTCAGCTCGATCTGTTGCGGCACCAGGTGCAGGAGATCCGGGAGGCGGAGCTTGGGCCCGGGGACGGCGAGGAGCTGGAGCGCGAGCATGACCGGGTGCGGAACGCCGCGCGACTGGGTGAACTGGCACAGGGGGCACTGGCGCTGGTGGACGACGGGGACGATTCGCTGGTGACCCGTGGTGGGCAACTGGGCCGGCTGGTTCAGGAACTGGCCCGGATCGATCCCGGGGCCTCGGGTCTGGCCGAGCGACAGGGGCTGGCCATGGAAACGCTTCAGGAACTGCGGAGCGGGCTGGCGGATTATCTCGAGCGGATCGACCTGGATCCCCTCCGCGTCCGGGCCATCGAGGAGCGTCTCGACCGGGTGCAGGGATTGCGGCGCAAGTACGGCGCGACGATCGAGGCGGTCCTTGAATTCGGGGAGCGGGCCCGGGAGGAACTCGAACGGCTGGAAGGGCGCGACGAGGAACTGGCCCGGCTCCGGGCCGGGACGGAACGGCTCGATGCGGCCCTGCGCCGGTCGGGGCAGGCGCTCACCCGGGCGCGACTGGCGGCGATCCCGAAGTTGTCGAAGGCGGTGGCGCGTGAACTGCGCGACCTCGGGTTCCGCCGGAGCGAGTTCACCGTGGAACGGCGGGGTCTCGAGGCGCCGCAACGGTCCGGATTCGATGCCGTCGAGTTCCAGCTGGCGCCGAATCCCGGGGAACCGATGCGTCCGTTGCGGGCCATTGCGTCCTCGGGCGAACTCGCCCGGGTGATGCTTGCGCTCAAGACGGTGCTGGCCGCCCAGGACGACGTGCCGGTGCTGATCTTCGATGAGGTGGATGCCAACGTCGGGGGCGAGACGGCCCACGCGGTGGGGCGCAAGATGCGGCAGCTCGGGCGGCAACGTCAGGTGCTCTGCATCACCCATCTGGCGCCGGTGGCGGCGGCGTGCGACGCGCATTTCGTGGTGAGCAAATCCGACCGGGGCGGCCGGACCGTCACCGAGATCCGGACGGTCGAGGGGGAGGACCGGATTGGCGAGGTGGCGCGCATGCTGGGGGGCGATGCGGCGGCCCGGCGTCATGCGGCGGCGCTGGTCAACGGCGATGGAGGCGTTTGA
- a CDS encoding methyltransferase — MEAFDLVRLRADAWGMRSREYGEVCHPGIGPRAEAEALYVHGLRLPERWLAQPAGEPFVVWDVGLGGGANALAVLNAAGAWPVTLRMVSFDRSIEGFDFALRHAGELGYFGSLLEPARAWMSEPGVELRHGRARIQWDRVLGDFSTLLAEADAWPAPHAILFDPHSPAANPEMWTLPVFEGLAARCDPARPCTLATYSRATAVRAALLLAGFRVGMGAATGTKEETTVAGTTGSRVDGLLGRRWLERAERSTKAEPWRLPPYRDLPLQPETRERLLAHTQFAELTPGSPDSPGSRSR; from the coding sequence ATGGAGGCGTTTGATCTGGTGCGGTTGCGCGCGGACGCCTGGGGGATGCGTTCCCGGGAATACGGGGAGGTGTGTCATCCGGGCATCGGGCCCCGGGCGGAGGCGGAGGCGCTTTATGTTCACGGACTCCGCCTTCCTGAACGGTGGCTGGCGCAGCCCGCGGGGGAACCGTTCGTGGTGTGGGATGTCGGGTTGGGGGGCGGGGCGAATGCGCTGGCCGTTCTCAATGCCGCCGGGGCGTGGCCGGTGACGCTTCGGATGGTGAGCTTCGACCGTTCGATCGAGGGCTTTGACTTCGCGCTCCGGCACGCCGGGGAACTGGGATACTTCGGGTCCCTCCTCGAACCCGCGCGGGCATGGATGTCCGAACCCGGTGTCGAACTGCGGCATGGGCGGGCACGGATCCAATGGGACCGGGTGCTGGGCGATTTTTCGACCCTGCTGGCGGAGGCCGATGCCTGGCCGGCGCCTCACGCCATTCTGTTCGATCCGCATTCCCCGGCGGCCAACCCGGAGATGTGGACGTTGCCGGTGTTCGAGGGGCTGGCGGCGCGGTGCGATCCGGCCCGGCCCTGCACGCTGGCGACCTATTCCCGGGCGACGGCCGTCCGGGCCGCGCTGCTGCTGGCGGGATTCCGGGTGGGGATGGGTGCGGCGACCGGCACCAAGGAGGAGACCACCGTGGCGGGCACAACGGGATCGCGGGTGGATGGGTTGCTGGGGCGGCGCTGGCTCGAGAGGGCGGAGCGATCGACGAAGGCCGAGCCGTGGCGGCTTCCGCCGTACCGGGACCTGCCGTTGCAGCCGGAGACCCGGGAACGGCTGCTGGCCCATACCCAGTTTGCGGAGCTCACACCCGGATCACCGGATTCTCCAGGGTCCCGATCCCGCTGA